The Alnus glutinosa chromosome 7, dhAlnGlut1.1, whole genome shotgun sequence genome includes a region encoding these proteins:
- the LOC133873349 gene encoding uncharacterized protein LOC133873349: protein MEQRIRQIDDMEQRMRHFEAFMSSTGLSFVCPGAQQSSPAHVGSTSSVSSAPAGNATTVGPLSPSGQLLTQQSPLGTPSPVTPSLAGQSTVVRMTYTPRRELFEDAMVADLAFLTRTLVGGSGILPCLPK, encoded by the exons atggagcagcgcatacgaCAGATTGATgatatggagcagcgcatgcgacattttgaggccttcatgtcctctacaggattatcgttcgtatgccctggtgctcagcagtcttcacctgcacacgtcggtagtacgtcatctgttagtagtgcgcctgcag gtaatgcgacaacggttggtccgttgtcgccttctggacaattgctgacccaacaatcccctctcgggactccttcgcccgttacaccatctcttgcgggacaatcgacA GTAGTGCGTATGACTTATACTCCCAGAAGGGAACTTTTTGAAGATGCGATGGTGGCTGACTTGGCCTTCTTGACAAGGACACTCGTTGGTGGAAGTGGAATACTTCCTTGCTTGCCGAAGTGA
- the LOC133873350 gene encoding uncharacterized protein LOC133873350 — MSAALYTTPWPPHPDAVYRPLPPGTAGMSRSDPGQTSTAGYSPSIYPPTSTPAMSAALHTTPWPHHLDAVYRPLPPGAAGMSRSDPGQTSSAGYSPSPFTTLSQLGLTSPGHVDRWWARDCHDLSRFPLYYPYPLPPPMPVIPDSETQDDRFPLSQRGGMPMPAMRSGQLSSPAGGQGPAPGESQMHVYGQSQLPLPGESQDPDVGESQLPHEGDDVMLGLDQLAHDVPQDMPSDDDHDDEHHPEDQAGEEHAGDPATEHIAFDHIRLMGYNPDGSIYFEVIKDPERNWVLPRGKKVVLQYNAATQPVGRACNRYRRAAGKLLRSGSHIHLRDKWGKVDKQVKQAMWDAIMQEFYVPVSVDQRLFIQIITHK, encoded by the exons atgtcagcggcactataTACCACACCGTGGCCACCCCACCCGGACGCTGTAtacagaccattgcccccgggtacggcggggatgagcaggtcagatcccgggcagacgagcacagctggatattctccttctatATACCCGCCTACGTcgacaccggcgatgtcagcggcactacatactacaccgtggccacaccacctggacgccgtttatagaccattgcccccgggtgcggcggggatgagcaggtcagatcccggccagacgagctcagctggatattctccttctccattcACGACGTTATCGCAGTTGGGGCTGACCTCACCGGGCCATGttgatcgatggtgggcgcgagactgtcatgatctgagcagatttccgttgtactatccatacccccttccaccacctatgccagtcattcctgatagtgagactcaggatgacagattcccgCTGTCACAGCGGGGGGGGATGCCTATGCCGGCTATGCGGTCGGGACAGCTGTCGTCACCGGCTgggggccagggcccggcacctggggagagccagatgcatgtttatggacagagccagttgccgcttcctggggagagtcaggacccaGATGTAGGGGAGAGCCAGCTGCCCCACGAGGGGGATGATGTGATGTTGGGGCTTGATCAGTTAGCAcatgatgtcccccaggatatgccttcggatgacgatcatgatgatgagcatcacccagaagatcaggcaggcgaggagcatgctggtgacccagcgaccgagcacatagcgttcgaccatattcggctgatgg ggtataacccagacgggagcatatattttgaggtgattaaggaccctgagagaaattgggtgctcccgaggggtaagaaagttgtgttgcagtacaatgctgcaacacaaccagtgggacgagcatgcaatcgttatagacgggctgcGGGCAAGCTGTTACGGAGCGGGTCCCATATTCACTTGCGGGACAAATGGGGAAAGGTAGATAAACAGGTTAAGCAGGctatgtgggatgccataatg caagaattttatgtacccgtatccgtcgaccagcgcctg TTCATTCAAATCATAacacataagtaa